One window from the genome of Oryza glaberrima chromosome 3, OglaRS2, whole genome shotgun sequence encodes:
- the LOC127767576 gene encoding LOW QUALITY PROTEIN: co-chaperone protein p23-1-like (The sequence of the model RefSeq protein was modified relative to this genomic sequence to represent the inferred CDS: deleted 1 base in 1 codon): MSRHPSTKWAQRSDKVFLTIELPDARDVKLNLKPEGQFIFSAKGPADDTPYELDLELFDAVNVEESKAAVAARSICYLIKKAESKWWPRLLKKEGKPPVFLKVDWDKWQDEDDEDIGLGDFGDMDFSKLGMGGPDDDLEDDDEDDTADSANKDDEDIKAEGSGEQEAAGEAKP; the protein is encoded by the exons ATGAG TCGCCACCCGAGCACTAAGTGGGCGCAGAGGTCCGACAAGGTGTTCTTGACGATCGAGCTGCCCGATGCCAGGGATGTGAAGCTCAACCTGAAGCCTGAGGGCCAGTTCATCTTCTCGGCGAAGGGCCCTGCCGATGACACCCCTTATGAGCTTGATCTTGAGCTCTTTGATGCTGTGAATGTTGAG GAGAGCAAGGCAGCTGTTGCAGCAAGGTCCATATGCTATCTTATCAAGAAAGCAGAGAGCAAGTGGTGGCCTAGGCTGCTGAAGAAGGAGGGCAAGCCACCTGTGTTCCTCAAGGTTGATTGGGATAAGTGGCAAGATGAGGATGATGAAGACATTGGGC TTGGTGACTTCGGTGATATGGACTTCTCG AAGCTGGGCATGGGAGGTCCTGATGATGATCTTGAGGACGATGACGAAGATGACACGGCTGACAGTGCTAACAAAG ATGATGAAGACATT AAGGCAGAGGGGAGCGGGGAACAGGAAGCTGCTGGTGAAGCGAAGCCGTGA
- the LOC127767756 gene encoding 3-ketoacyl-CoA synthase 12-like: MELLALVTVLLLAHAVAYLAWTAAARRRQSRCYLLDYVCHKPSDDRKVSTEAAGAVIERSKRLGLPEYRFLLRVIVRSGIGEETYAPRNVLDGREGEPTHGDSLGEMEDFFGDSIAELFARTGFGPRDVDVLVINASMFSPDPSLASMIVRRYGMREDVAAYSLAGMGCSAGLVSLDLARNALATRPRALALVVSTESIAPNWYTGTDKSMMLANCLFRCGGAAVLVTNDPVLRGRAKMELGCLVRANIAANDDAHACALQREDDDGTVGISLSKALPKAAVRAFAANLRRLAPRILPITELARFAAQLLITKKLLRRRATAATATKHTGGDGPRINFKTGVDHFCLHPGGTAVIEAVKRSLGLDDDDVEPARMTLHRWGNTSASSLWYVLSYMEAKGRLRRGDKVLMVTFGSGFKCNSCVWEVTGDMADKGAWADCIDAYPPENTANPYMEKYSWINDVDGDRLII, encoded by the coding sequence ATGGAGCTGCTTGCCTTGGTCACCGTGCTCCTCCTGGCGCACGCCGTGGCGTACCTcgcgtggacggcggcggcgcggcggcggcagtcgcGGTGCTACCTCCTCGACTACGTGTGCCACAAGCCGTCCGACGACCGCAAGGTGAGCacggaggcggccggcgcggtgaTCGAGCGGAGCAAGCGGCTCGGCCTGCCGGAGTACAGGTTCCTCCTCCGCGTCATCGTCCGCTCCGGCATCGGCGAGGAGACGTACGCGCCGCGGAACGTGCTCGACGGCCGGGAGGGCGAGCCCACGCACGGGGACTCGCTCGGCGAGATGGAGGACTTCTTCGGCGACTCCATCGCCGAGCTCTTCGCCAGGACGGGGTTCGGCCCGCGCGACGTCGACGTCCTCGTCATCAACGCCTCCATGTTCTCGCCGGACCCGTCGCTGGCGTCCATGATCGTGCGCCGCTACGGCATGCGCGAGGACGTCGCCGCCTACAGCCTCGCCGGGATGGGGTGCAGCGCGGGGCTGGTGTCGCTGGACCTGGCGCGGAACGCGCTGGcgacgcggccgcgcgcgctGGCGCTCGTCGTGTCCACGGAGTCCATCGCGCCCAACTGGTACACCGGCACCGACAAGTCCATGATGCTGGCCAACTGCCTGttccgctgcggcggcgccgccgtgctggtTACCAACGACCCGGTGCTCCGCGGGCGCGCCAAGATGGAGCTCGGCTGCCTCGTGCGCGCCAACAtcgccgccaacgacgacgcCCACGCCTGCGCGCTGCagcgggaggacgacgacggcaccGTCGGGATCAGCCTCAGCAAGGCGCTCCCCAAGGCCGCCGTCCGCGCCTTCGCCGccaacctccgccgcctcgccccgcGCATCCTCCCCATCACCGAGCTCGCCCGCTTCGCCGCCCAGCTGCTCATCACCAAgaagctcctccgccgccgcgccaccgccgccaccgccaccaagcacaccggcggcgacgggcccAGGATCAACTTCAAGACGGGCGTGGACCACTTCTGCCTCCACCCCGGCGGCACGGCCGTGATCGAGGCCGTGAAGCGCAGCCTgggcctcgacgacgacgacgtggagcCGGCGAGGATGACGCTGCACCGGTGGGGGAACACGTCGGCGAGCAGCCTCTGGTACGTGCTGTCGTACATGGAGGCGAAGGGGAGGCTGAGGCGGGGCGACAAGGTGCTGATGGTGACGTTCGGGTCGGGGTTCAAGTGCAACAGCTGCGTGTGGGAGGTGACCGGCGACATGGCCGACAAGGGCGCGTGGGCCGACTGCATCGACGCCTACCCGCCGGAGAACACGGCCAACCCCTATATGGAGAAGTATTCGTGGATCAACGACGTCGACGGAGACAGGCTCATCATCTAA
- the LOC127768372 gene encoding uncharacterized protein LOC127768372 — protein MASSVGDSTAAANGGGGEAASAAPPEAAGKGSATISVTVVLLVLLVASVAAFLMSPQPGGGKPPVEGVSGGGDSDGTRGGGGGGGLEGVKGAEPVEQAVGPGAAAIPGFNSRLDAFRAWAKLTWMKLRRPHSGEPRRYDDDAGSSGSAADAAKRSLEMTKETVEQAAASAARAAGDAVGKASDKVKGAASPAKRVPSDAEL, from the exons ATGGCCAGCTCCGTCGGCGACAGCACCGCTGCAgctaacggcggcggcggcgaagcagcaTCAGCGGCGCCACCGGAGGCTGCGGGGAAGGGGAGCGCCACCATATCCGtcaccgtcgtcctcctcgtgcTGCTGGTGGCCTCCGTCGCGGCGTTCCTGATGTCGCCGCAGCCGGGCGGCGGCAAGCCACCGGTGGAGGGAgtaagcggcggcggcgacagcgacggcacccgcggcggcggcggcggcggcggcttagAGGGTGTCAAGGGCGCCGAGCCGGTCGAGCAGGCGGTgggccccggcgccgccgccatccccggaTTCAACAGCCGGCTCGACGCGTTCCGCGCGTGGGCCAAGCTCACCTGGATGAAGCTCCGGCGGCCACACTCCGGCGAGCCCCG GAGGTATGATGACGACGCGGGGAGCTCCGgctcggcggcggacgcggccaAGAGGAGCCTGGAGATGACCAAAGAGACggtggagcaggcggcggcgtccgcggcgagAGCGGCGGGGGACGCCGTGGGGAAGGCCAGCGACAAGGTGAAGGGAGCTGCCTCGCCGGCGAAACGGGTACCCTCCGACGCGGAGCTCTGA
- the LOC127766026 gene encoding uncharacterized protein LOC127766026 → MDPRHSSVTPGNDSGSGRRGRGSGSGSGSGRRSRGSDRSGEGSGDSSSRTRRSRLSAQSTGTRLMPAFDDAAGDGDGRILGSSSSSPSGGLDLGLEEFRRAQHEASRNPNLQRLLFHSSPVRQPTQDDEVIVMDGVLVDTTSGSGASGRYGLNRQFFDGKGDPRVVRPIKRTSYEMEPQIRRPAQGPGFYMQRPPTPPPTPRGFPPPLPPPGAGAPRGGSATPAMIPGHPGAFYPFPPPSLPGVGPPRGGGAIPGLPAGFPFLLRPPPPLPVPGVICRPPPSPPYFAPPPRATPTVSLAGPPPGFNPKRGLIRRGEAITLPESERPTPPPPPPPLQPTPVAQHKRTEFSWPPKTTAPAVTLLTRAPPLSSAPKQHPESEAPPPAPSSAPSPRKEFAWLLTDEEEELIINVLYGPTNRRRLPVFRRICPD, encoded by the exons ATGGATCCCCGCCACAGCAGCGTCACCCCCGGCAacgacagcggcagcggcaggcgcggcagagggagcgggagcggcagcggcagcggaagACGGAGCAGAGGCAGCGATAGAAGTGGAGAAGGGTCGGGGGACTCCTCCAGCAGGACGCGGCGGAGCCGCTTGTCGGCTCAGTCGACGGGCACCCGCCTCATGCCGGCGTTCGATGATGCTGCAGGGGACGGCGACGGGAGGATCctcgggtcgtcgtcgtcgtcgccgtcaggaGGGTTGGACCTCGGTCTCGAGGAATTCCGCCGCGCCCAACACGAGGCCTCTCGGAATCCGAATCTGCAGCGCCTCCTCTTCCACAGCTCCCCCGTGAGGCAGCCCACGCAGGACGACGAGGTGATCGTCATGGACGGCGTGCTCGTCGATACCACCTCTGGTTCTGGTGCCAGCGGCCGCTACGGCCTCAATCGCCAG TTTTTCGATGGGAAGGGCGACCCTCGTGTGGTGCGACCCATCAAACGAACATCTTATGAG ATGGAGCCGCAGATCAGACGACCAGCGCAGGGCCCCGGATTCTACATGCAGCggcccccgacgccgccgccgacaccgagAGGATTTCCGCCACCACTGCCACCCCCAGGAGCCGGTGCACCGCGAGGCGGCAGCGCCACCCCCGCCATGATCCCAGGTCATCCGGGAGCCTTTTATCCCTTCCCGCCGCCGTCACTTCCAGGAGTCGGTCCacctcgaggcggcggcgcgatccCAGGTCTTCCGGCAGGCTTTCCtttcctcctccggccgccgccgccacttccaGTTCCAGGAGTCATTTGTCGACCTCCTCCAAGCCCTCCTtacttcgcgccgccgccgagagccACCCCGACCGTCTCCTTAGCCGGACCGCCGCCCGGTTTCAACCCGAAGAGGGGACTCATCAGGAGAGGCGAAGCCATCACCCTCCCAGAGTCAGAGCGaccaacgccaccgccgccgccgccgccgctgcaaccAACACCAGTGGCACAGCACAAGCGGACGGAGTTCTCGTGGCCGCCGAAGaccaccgcccccgccgtcacCCTCCTGACGAGAGCGCCGCCTCTGTCCTCTGCACCGAAGCAGCATCCCGAATCAgaggcaccgccgccggcgccgtcgtctgCTCCGAGCCCCCGGAAGGAGTTCGCGTGGCTGCTGaccgatgaggaggaggagttgaTCATCAACGTGCTGTACGGTCCGACCAACCGCCGCAGGCTGCCCGTGTTCAGGAGAATCTGCCCTGACTGA